From the Parus major isolate Abel chromosome 1A, Parus_major1.1, whole genome shotgun sequence genome, the window GGCAGTGAGGAATTGTAGCACTCACCTGGTGTTTTTCCAGGAGCAGCCGGGCGATGCCGACGTGTCCGTTCTGGAGAGCGTCCATGAAGGGAGTGACcccacagctgtccctgctgtcaggCTGGTACTGACACCTGGGaatccaggaggaaaaaccAGGAtacagctgctggaagctccAAAATCCTTATGGAAGGAGACTCTCAGCAGCTGGGGTTGGAAATGGAATATATAAAGCTCATCCATATCCCCTGGCTTGGTGGGTTTTAGGGTTTGGGgaatgggggttttttttgggatcAGGGATCTGGTTCAGCTCGTTTGtaattccctttttccctggGCAGACGGCCTGGAAGCAGGGAATAACCAGATCCTCATGGAATGATGTGCAAAATCAAGAGCCCACCAGTCTCATTCCAgtgaaaaccagggaaaaatgaattaaaactgaattaaagaTCACAGAGTTCTTCATGCTGGGTTGGGATGAGCTgcaattcccaggaaaagctgctctgggaatttaggaagggaacagagctgctTTAAAGCCACTTCCCAGCAATTTCCCCAGGAGCCAGGAAAGGATAAACCCAGCTTAGGGAAGCTGCCAGGAATCCCTTGGGGAATGAatcagcagggaaaagaaagttaCATAACTGGGATTTGTGTCATAACCAAGAGGGAGCCCATTCCCATCTgggaaaaacctggaaaagcCAGCCTTGGGAtggaggggcagggcaggagcagcacaagcaTCCTTTGTGTCCAAATGCTGGCAGGGAATAGGAGGTGggggaggaaaagctggaaaagctggaaggagCCTGCTTACcgctccaggagcagctccacaaCCTGGGAACAGCCGTGCATCGCtgggaaaagatgggaaaaaaaacaggaaaaacatggattgattgtgttttggggttttgtgttcCTACAGCTCAGGGTGTTGATCCTTTTTGGGATGAGGGAAGGAGCTCGGGATTCAAGGGGTTTTTAATCCCATCAGTTTTTGGGtgggattaaaataaaaaaaggtttcCTTTTGTCTGATCCCACCAGGAAATGGGAGGTAAAGCAGGGAAAAGGTGTGGAATGGGAACTGCCTGGATTGAATCTGCCACAGGATTCAGCTGGAATAAAAAGGGATTCTCCCAGTGATTTGTTCATTCCTGAGTTGGGATGTGGGAGAAGCCAGAGGAAGACAAAGGAAATGCTGGATAATGTTCCCAGCCCTCCTCAGCCACTCCCATCTCAtctcagagggaaaacaacaaCAGAGGGGGAGGATTTGGACCTGAGGCACTGAAATATTCCTggtttttccaggttttttaaacattttcactgGATCAAAGCTTTGATCCagctttttgttatttttttcttccccccttgCAGgttattttgcaaaacaaatggaatggaatgtttctttttcaagaggaaaaaaaccaaaatatcaaagcaaggctggagctgctccatcagGTGATGGAAAAAAGGATCCTGGGAAATGTGTGTTCCCAGGAACAGCTTCCAGCTGGaatcccagggaggaattcccagattttggcTCTTTGACCATTCTGAGCTGatggaaaacacaaattatggggaagaaaaaatccCTCCAAGCAGCACAATTCCATCTTTTATCAGGAAGAGAAGCAGGGGAAAGCTGGGATCCACTTCCTCTAATTCCCAGCTTTCTTCCCTTGGGATTGAAGAGGCAACAAAGCTGAAGCAATCAATCCTTATtagtataataaatataataaagtaaatataataaataaaaatttattaaatataagtgtagtaaatgtaaatataataaattttataaatataactataataaaagtaatattaaaaattaatatcaaaataattgcAGGAGAAAACTACTCCtcataaatataataaatataaatataataaaaactaatacaaaaaattaataggaaaatagttgcaggaaggagaaaacgACCCCtcataaatataataaaataaatataatatatagaaatacaataaatataaatataatatatagaaatataataaatataataaaaataatattaaaaattaatataaaaataatttcaggagGGAGAAAACAACTCctcaaatataataaaataaatactatatataaatataaatataacattaaaaattaatatcaaaataattgcAGGTGGGAGAAtatagcattaaaaattaatatcaaaataattgcAGGTGGGAGAAAATGACCCctcaaatataataaaataaatataatatatataaaataaatataaatataataaatataaatataataaatataaatataataaatataaatataataaatataaatataatatgtataaataaaataaatataaatacaataaaaatagtattaaaaattaatatcgAAATAATTGCAGGAGGGAGAAAATGACCTGtcataaatacaataaaataaatataataaaaaataatataaaaaaaataatataaaaaataattgcaagaGGGAGAAAACGACCCCTCAGCAATGCAGGAAGGCAGCTGGCCTGCTCATGGGTtacagccacagctctgggatggaaatccatggaaaatccatggaaaaggcAGTTTATCCTGACAGGATTCCCtccacagcccctcctgcctcaggagctgggaataTCCACTGGGAAAAGCGTGGGGATACCAGGGAGGAGCAGTTTGGGATCAAACTGAACCAGGGGCAGTGAGGGAGGTTAATTTTAATTCCCCAATTCCATcattccagcccttccccactCCCAGGGTCTGGCTGGATGAGGAAATTCCAGAAATCCATCCAAATTGTGGATGAGTGGCTTTGtcaaagaaagatttctttttccagaagtttCTGTCCCTAAAGGAAGAGCAGAACAGGAATTTACAATTTTtaggagaaaagggaaggaagcaggGATAGAGCTGGAATTTCTCCCAAAAATCCAACTGGATCCacagcgtgggcagcaggggaagggaattCTGAAGGAATTCTGCCCCTTTGTTCCACTCAGGTGATCCCATATGGagtccagctctgggatcccaATTTATTCCCAAATCCCAAGGCAGGGAGAAGACTTTGGTTCAAGGTCAAAATTCCCCAATTTGgatgatcccaaatcccagagctCACCCTGACCCTGGAATGTCCAATTGTCCCCCTCAAGTCCCAGATCCCAGCCCAACATCCCCCTCCTGCTGGGGGAGGAGCTGCCAATTCCATGGAAACATCACCTGGAATAAGGCAGGGATGGGAGAACACTGGAAAAATCGGGACCAGCCGCTTCAGGCAACCTGCTCTGATCCCAAAAACAACtcattccctgttttttttttcattcccagGTCAAGCAAAAGGACTCAGTGGTGCCCAAGGGCTGGAATTGTCACAGCTGATGAGCCAAGAGTGACTGGAAAAGCCATGGGAATGACAGCCCAGCAGGGGCTCCTCCCAACACCTCGGGTTTTTCCAGGGAGTCAATCCCCATTAAATTCTTTGGGAAAGGAATTTGGGTAGCCAGGGCTCATCTCTCCTGCTGAGACCTGGGATACACAGCCCAATTCCCACTCTGGATGTGGTCTGAGCCCTCCTGCTTCCCAACAATCCTGAGGATGGCTTTAGGGATTCCTAAAGCTGCCCATTCCCTCGAAATATCCCTtcaaagcaaggaaaagggatttgGATGTGGTGGGCTCCAAGGACAGCTCCTGGGTATTCCCAGCAGGGATTGTCCCTCCTCTTTGCAGGAAGGCCCCTCTGGAATTCTCACACCATGGGATGAGAGCAAGGGGACTCCCAAATTTTGAGTTTATTCTTGGAATCGTGGAGtgattttggttggaaaagTGCTCAAActgttcccagcactgccaccgtgccacatccacatggatCTGAAATCCCTCCGGGAATGGGgactccagccctgccctgggcagctcattTCAATGCTCACAAgcctttccatgaaggaattttcccaatatccaacaTAAACTTCCCCAAAATCCAAAGGTtcctctcagcagctctgctgctttcagggaTTGAAAACGCCGGGATGTGCTTGGAGCTGGGGAGGTTTTCCAGGAGCAGTTTACACACCAGGAAGGAAAATCAGATCCATATTCCAAGTGAAGGGAGCTccacctgtgccaggcagagaTGAACTCGATcccaaaaccagcagaagaTCCCAGCATGGATCCCTTCTccctgattatttttcctttctctaaaaTAAGCTGGAATTTCCCCTTCCCGCTCTCCCAGATTTCCTGGGAGGTGGATCCATacctgctgtgtgcagaggaGTTCTCCCCGTGGTGCTCTCTGTGTCCCAGCAGTTTGGGAACACATCCAGCAGGAACCGGAGAACCTCGGGATGCCCTTCCCTGCTGGCAATGTGGAAGCAATTCCAGCCATCCTTATTCCTCAGCAAGGGATTGGCTCCATGCTCCACCAGAGTTTTGATCACTTCCAAGTTTTTCCTGGTGCAAGCCATCATCAGGGGAGTCCTGGAAGAAAAGCCGGGGGAATAAAATAACCTGGGATGAGAAATCTCCACCTGGATTCAGGTGCTTTGCCTGAAGATCCAGGAGATTTTACAGCACTGGTTTTCCAGGTTGGGAATACTTCAGCTCCTTTTTCGTGCAGTCCCTCAGAGCATTCCGTGTTTTTAAGGCAAATGAGACTTTTTCCAAAGGTTTGGATATGCCTCAGGAAGTGCAGAGCTCCCTGGTTTTAATCCAGGCTCATGGAATCtcaattcccagctctggaatgCAGCCTTTGGATTTGTGGCTCCAAAGGAGCCTCCCAGGCTTTCatctgggagctggggagaaTCCTTGCTTCCTTTTTCCAGAGATCTCCATCCCTAAGGGAAGAGTGGAGCAAGAATTTACAATTTTTAGGAGAAAAGTGGGGGAAAGCAGGGATAGGGCTGGAATTTCTCCCAAAAATCCAACTGCATCCAAGCGTGgacagcaggggaagggaattCTGCCCCTTTGTTCCACTCAGGTGATCCCACATGGagtccagctctgggatcccaacagaaggagctggagctgttggagcaaatccagagggatccatggagctgctccagggctggagccaggctgggagagctgggaataatcccctggagaagggaaagatccagggagagcttccagcacattccagagcctaaaggagctccaggagagctggagagggactggggacaaggcctggagggacagggacacagggaatggcttccactgccagagggcagggatggatgggatctggggaaggaattcctggctgggctggaattcccagagcagcccctggatccctggaatgtccaaggccaggcttggagcagcctgggataggaGAAGGTGTCCcaggtggcactggatgatcctgaAGCACTTTCCCATCCATTCCACGATCCCAAACAccacctccagcagccacattcccaccttccccaatcccaaatcccagcaccTACCAGTCCCCCTTTTTCAAGCAGTCCACGCTGGCCCCTCTCTCCAGGAGGAAGGACACACATTCCTGGTGTCCCATGGAAGCAGCCTCATGGATGGGTCTCTTGTAGTCCCCGTTGGCCACCTCTGGGTCCATCCCAATCTCCCGGATCAGGAATTCCAGCACATCCCGGTGCCCCGACCGAGCCGCGTGGTGCAGCAGGGAGTCTCCCAAACGTCCCCAGCGCCAGCTGAGAGCCTCTGGAATCTCATCCAGCCTCAGCTCATCCCGTAGGAGATCCAGGTTTCCCTCCTGGACCAGCCTCAGGAGGCGTCGCGGCCTCTCCTGCTCCACCATGGAGCCAGGCCTGAGGGGAAAAANNNNNNNNNNNNNNNNNNNNNNNNNNNNNNNNNNNNNNNNNNNNNNNNNNNNNNNNNNNNNNNNNNNNNNNNNNNNNNNNNNNNNNNNNNNNNNNNNNNNNNNNNNNNNNNNNNNNNNNNNNNNNNNNNNNNNNNNNNNNNNNNNNNNNNNNNNNNNNNNNNNNNNNNNNNNNNNNNNNNNNNNNNNNNNNNNNNNNNNNNNNNNNNNNNNNNNNNNNNNNNNNNNNNNNNNNNNNNNNNNNNNNNNNNNNNNNNNNNNNNNNNNNNNNNNNNNNNNNNNNNNNNNNNNNNNNNNNNNNNNNNNNNNNNNNNNNNNNNNNAAAAAGgccaaaaaatttaaatttgtggGCATATCCTGCTTGGTCTGAGTGGCTGGGATAAGCAGGGATGAGGTTTTCCATCAGGAGAAGCAGACCCTTGTGTTTGcatgcagaaaaacaggaatttttcCCTCAGGAAATCCCAGGTTTCCCTCCTGGACCAGCCTGAGGAGGCGTCGCGGCCTCTCCTGCTCCGCCATGGAGCCAGgcctgaggggaaaaaggcaaaaaaattggCATTTTATAGGATATCCTGCTTGGTTTGGGGGCTTGGGTTAAGAAGGAATGAGGTTTCccctcaggaaaagcagaatttggtgTCTACCtccagaaaaatgggaatttttccctCAGGAAATCCCAGGTTTCCTTTCTGGACCAGCCTGAGGAGCCACAacagcctctcctgctctgccatggaGTCAGGCCTGAGGGAAAAAAGGTCAAAAAATCATGATTTTGTGGGATATCCTGGTTGGTCTGAGGGGTTGGGATAAGCAGGAATGAGGTTCCCCCTCAGAAGAAGCAAAGCCTGGTGTCTACCtccagaaaaatgggaatttttccctCAGGAAATCCACAAACCACCCTCTCCCTCATGATGAGCAGGAATTTCATTCTCCCTCGGGataatgaaaaatttctcttcagaaaatcCAGGCCTGGCCTCTCCTtcaggaaaaccaggaatttttGTCTCCCTCTGGAATCTGAGAAGCAGCCACCCCTCAGTAAGagcagaaattccatttttccttgaGAACTTTAGGATCTAGTCTCTCCCTTCAGAAAAtagaatttccttttctttaggATCTGAtctttcctttaggaaaaacagaatttcccttttccctcaggAAAACCAGAAGCTTCTTTTTCCATTGAGAAGTTCAGGAACCAAATGTTCCCTCTGGAAAACCAGAAATCAGCGTTTCCCTCATGAAAGTGGCCACTCCTTTagacaaaaagaaattccttctttccttaggaaaaacagaaaccagAGTCTCCCTTAGTCTCTCCTGAAActccttttttcctcaggaaaaaatggACAATTTCTTCTTACTCAGGAAAACCAGGATCTTACCTCTTCCCccagaaaacctgaaattcCTTCTTCCTTTAGGAAAACCAGGaacttcctttttccttggaaaaacatGGAATTAGCCATTCCATCaggaaaaacagttttgctttttcacatggaaaaccaggaattgGTTTCtccctcaggaaaaaaaggaatttctgttttccttcaggaaaattaGAAACCAACCTCTCCCTCTGGAGTAAAATTCCCATTCTCTCTGGGAAAACTCAAAAATTCCTGTTCCTCTTAGGAAAGTCAGAAACCAGCTGGAAATccataaattttccttttcccgcaggaaaatctgaaattccCTTTTACCTCTGAAAAAtgaattcttttctttccctgcagaaaaTCAGATACCAACCCCTcctccaggaaaagcaggaattcccttttccctcccaaaCGAACGGGATATTCcctttttcctcaggaaaaaccCAGAAATTCCCTTTTACCTgatgaaaagaacagaaattcccttttacctcaggaaaaaatctgaaactcccttttccctcaggaaaaaatcagaaactcCCGTTTCCTTCGGGGCTTCTGGGATAGGGCCATTCCCGCAGCCCGGGGATTCCCTTCCCCACTCCCTCCCCACATTCCGCCCTCAGCTCATCCCAGACCTCAGGATTCCCGCGGGAAAATTCCCAATTTTTCCAACCCACCCGCGCGCTGCTGAGACCTCGTGACGTCACGCGTGGAGGGCATGACGTCATCAAAAGAGCGCTGTAAATAAACCCCGCCCAACCCGGATGTGCAACGCCATTGGACAGCGCCGGGCGCGGTTCCGGCCTCTGATTGGTCGGCTGGGAGGGGGCGGGGCCAGCGGTGCTCGCGGGGCCTGGAGCGGTGGGAGCGGGTGAGGTGAGGtggcagggggagggagagggcGCGACCATTCTTGGGCACCGGGGGGGCGGGAAGGGTTTTCCTTggaaatggggtttttttgggaatgtgGAGGCTTTTGGGAATGAGGGAATCCTTGGAATTGGGATTGGCACTGAGGGGATCCTCGGCAATGGCGGGGGATTGATATTCAAGAGGCTTTTGGCTCTGAGGGGCATGGAGGGGACCTTGGGAGCGGCGGCTCCTTTGGCGTGAGGGGAGCCTTGGGAATGGGGAATCCTTGGAATTGCGGGATTGGGAATGAGGGGGTTTAAGGCGTTTGGAAAGAACCTTCTGAGGGAAAATTGGGAACAACTTTTTCTCAAATGTTTCTCGTCCCTGTGGAGTTTTCCCTTCCCCGTCCTCGGATCCTTTCGAAATAAATTGGTGATCAAATCCCAGCATTCCCTCAGCGCTGCCAAAGCCTTCGCATTCCCAAAATCCACGggattttcttgggttttgggcttttattttcctttcatttgccTTGTTTTACGTATTTTGATGAAATCGAGCCGctgcaaacttttaaaataaaaataaattaattaaaggaagcagaagaggCAGCGTATCCATAAAATCGTTCAggttgggggggaaaaaaatccgTAAAATCATTAAATCCAGGAGTTATCCCAAAGAATAACCCGGCTGATCCTTggattcttccctgtgaggatcCAATCCAAAACGGAAcgggtttttttttgtggctgctgcaaaattttaaaatagaaataaattaaaggaagcagaaataaagctgCTGATCCTGGTAGAAACAGCAATTCCTGCCGCTTTTGGATCCTTTCCCAAAAATTTCctaaaaatatcccaaaaattctctttcctgagcgttttttttggggaaaaaaaattgcattttttttctggctagAGGAGAGGAGTTTGTGCCTATTCCAAGGAAAGTTGGATAATTTTATGGGAATAATTCCCAGAGTAATTTTGTGCCGCTCCTAAACTGCAAAGGGATGAAATTTCCTGGAGAATTCCTGGAGAATTCGTGGAGAATTGGATGATCCCAGCTCGTTTTGGGTGGTTGAAAGttgattttgctttcctgggaaaaatcCTTGTGGTTTTTCCCATGGGATTGAGGCTCCCTTGGAGTCACTTTGAGTTCCCAAAGCTGGAGTTGCTTCTTCCAGGTGGTGCTGggaaaaaaggtggaaaagcTGCCAggattttgaggttttttggNNNNNNNNNNNNNNNNNNNNNNNNNNNNNNNNNNNNNNNNNNNNNNNNNNNNNNNNNNNNNNNNNNNNNNNNNNNNNNNNNNNNNNNNNNNNNNNNNNNNNNNNNNNNNNNNNNNNNNNNNNNNNNNNNNNNNNNNNNNNNNNNNNNNNNNNNNNNNNNNNNNNNNNNNNNNNNNNNNNNNNNNNNNNNNNNNNNNNNNNNNNNNNNNNNNNNNNNNNNNNNNNNNNNNNNNNNNNNNNNNNNNNNNNNNNNNNNNNNNNNNNNNNNNNNNNNNNNNNNNNNNNNNNNNNNNNNNNNNNNNNNNNNNNNNNNNNNNNNNNNNNNNNNNNNNNNNNNNNNNNNNNNNNNNNNNNNNNNNNNNNNNNNNNNNNNNNNNNNNNNNNNNNNNNNNNNNNNNNNNNNNNNNNNNNNNNNNNNNNNNNNNNNNNNNNNNNNNNNNNNNNNNNNNNNNNNNNNNNNNNNNNNNNNNNNNNNNNNNNNNNNNNNNNNNNNNNNNNNNNNNNNNNNNNNNNNNNNNNNNNNNNNNNNNNNNNNNNNNNNNNNNNNNNNNNNNNNNNNNNNNNNNNNNNNNNNNNNNNNNNNNNNNNNNNNNNNNNNNNNNNNNNNNNNNNNNNNNNNNNNNNNNNNNNNNNNNNNNNNNNNNNNNNNNNNNNNNNNNNNNNNNNNNNNNNNNNNNNNNNNNNNNNNNNNNNNNNNNNNNNNNNNNNNNNNNNNNNNNNNNNNNNNNNNNNNNNNNNNNNNNNNNNNNNNNNNNNNNNNNNNNNNNNNNNNNNNNNNNNNNNNNNNNNNNNNNNNNNNNNNNNNNNNNNNNNNNNNNNNNNNNNNNNNNNNNNNNNNNNNNNNNNNNNNNNNNNNNNNNNNNNNNNNNNNNNNNNNNNNNNNNNNNNNNNNNNNNNNNNNNNNNNNNNNNNNNNNNNNNNNNNNNNNNNNNNNNNNNNNNNNNNNNNNNNNNNNNNNNNNNNNNNNNNNNNNNNNNNNNNNNNNNNNNNNNNNNNNNNNNNNNNNNNNNNNNNNNNNNNNNNNNNNNNNNNNNNNNNNNNNNNNNNNNNNNNNNNNNNNNNNNNNNNNNNNNNNNNNNNNNNNNNNNNNNNNNNNNNNNNNNNNNNNNNNNNNNNNNNNNNNNNNNNNNNNNNNNNNNNNNNNNNNNNNNNNNNNNNNNNNNNNNNNNNNNNNNNNNNNNNNNNNNNNNNNNNNNNNNNNNNNNNNNNNNNNNNNNNNNNNNNNNNNNNNNNNNNNNNNNNNNNNNNNNNNNNNNNNNNNNNNNNNNNNNNNNNNNNNNNNNNNNNNNNNNNNNNNNNNNNNNNNNNNNNNNNNNNNNNNNNNNNNNNNNNNNNNNNNNNNNNNNNNNNNNNNNNNNNNNNNNNNNNNNNNNNNNNNNNNNNNNNNNNNNNNNNNNNNNNNNNNNNNNNNNNNNNNNNNNNNNNNNNNNNNNNNNNNNNNNNNNNNNNNNNNNNNNNNNNNNNNNNNNNNNNNNNNNNNNNNNNNNNNNNNNNNNNNNNNNNNNNNNNNNNNNNNNNNNNNNNNNNNNNNNNNNNNNNNNNNNNNNNNNNNNNNNNNNNNNNNNNNNNNNNNNNNNNNNNNNNNNNNNNNNNNNNNNNNNNNNNNNNNNNNNNNNNNNNNNNNNNNNNNNNNNNNNNNNNNNNNNNNNNNNNNNNNNNNNNNNNNNNNNNNNNNNNNNNNNNNNNNNNNNNNNNNNNNNNNNNNNNNNNNNNNNNNNNNNNNNNNNNNNNNNNNNNNNNNNNNNNNNNNNNNNNNNNNNNNNNNNNNNNNNNNNNNNNNNNNNNNNNNNNNNNNNNNNNNNNNNNNNNNNNNNNNNNNNNNNNNNNNNNNNNNNNNNNNNNNNNNNNNNNNNNNNNNNNNNNNNNNNNNNNNNNNNNNNNNNNNNNNNNNNNNNNNNNNNNNNNNNNNNNNNNNNNNNNNNNNNNNNNNNNNNNNNNNNNNNNNNNNNNNNNNNNNNNNNNNNNNNNNNNNNNNNNNNNNNNNNNNNNNNNNNNNNNNNNNNNNNNNNNNNNNNNNNNNNNNNNNNNNNNNNNNNNNNNNNNNNNNNNNNNNNNNNNNNNNNNNNNNNNNNNNNNNNNNNNNNNNNNNNNNNNNNNNNNNNNNNNNNNNNNNNNNNNNNNNNNNNNNNNNNNNNNNNNNNNNNNNNNNNNNNNNNNNNNNNNNNNNNNNNNNNNNNNNNNNNNNNNNNNNNNNNNNNNNNNNNNNNNNNNNNNNNNNNNNNNNNNNNNNNNNNNNNNNNNNNNNNNNNNNNNNNNNNNNNNNNNNNNNNNNNNNNNNNNNNNNNNNNNNNNNNNNNNNNNNNNNNNNNNNNNNNNNNNNNCCCCTGATTTCCTTGGAATTCCTCCCTTGATTTCCATGGAGTTAATTCCTGATTTTCATGGAattcattcctgcttttccatggaattcctCCCCCAATTTCCATGGAATTCATTCCTGATTTCCCTGGAATCCATCCCCTGATTTCCTTGGAATTCCTCCCCTGATTTCCTTGGAATCCATCCCCTGATTTCCATGGAattcattcctgcttttccatggaATCCATCCCCTGCTTTCGATGGAATCCATCCCCTGATTTCCTTGGAATTAATTCCTGATTTCCATGGAATTCCTCCCCTGATTCCCATGGAATTCATCCCCTGATTCCCATGGAATTCATCCCCTGATTCCCATGGAATCCATCCCCTGATTTCCATGGAATTCATCCCCTCATTCCCATGGATTTCCTCCCCTCATTCCCATGGAATTCATTCCCGCTTtcccccctgcagcccccggcCGCCAGAGGAGCATCCTGGATTTCTGCGGGATCCGGAGCCGCGGGATCGAGGAGGATCCATTGGATCCCTgttcctcttctcctccagattcctgccttttccagcattcccagctctccgTGCCACCTCCAACTGCACATTCCAGGAAAAGACCTCTTCCCTCTGCACCCTCAGGAAttcccaccccagagctggatctTTGGGATGAACCCCAGGAGAAAATTCCCCAACTGCTCCAGCAGGaatgggaagagctggaagtgGAGCCTCTTCCCGATTCCCACTACGGCCTCCTGGGCACTCGGAACTGGGAATTCCCTCAGGGATCCATGGATTCTCTTCCTGCTGAAATCCTCAGGAATATTTTTGCTCTCCTGCCAGTGCTGGATCTGTACCAAAACCTGAGCCTGGTCTGTCATTCCTGGCGGGAAATTATCCGGGATCCGCTGGTGAGGAACTTTCTGGAATAATCCCATGGGATCTGCCTCCCTTTGATCCTTTAAATCCCATCTTTCTTCCCACAATCCACGGATTTTTAGGtttcctggtatttttttttggaatttttggACTAAAAGTTGTTACCCCATATCCAAAATTGGGTATTGGAGCAAGATTCCTTCTCATCCATGGGAAAAAATCTGGAAGATTCCATAAAATTTCCCTTCTCCTGTTTTCCCTTCGGCCTTTTTTCCTAAANNNNNNNNNNNNNNNNNNNNNNNNNNNNNNNNNNNNNNNNNNNNNNNNNNNNNNNNNNNNNNNNNNNNNNNNNNNNNNNNNNNNNNNNNNNNNNNNNNNNNNNNNNNNNNNNNNNNNNNNNNNNNNNNNNNNNNNNNNNNNNNNNNNNNNNNNNNNNNNNNNNNNNNNNNNNNNNNNNNNNNNNNNNNNNNNNNNNNNNNNNNNNNNNNNNNNNNNNNNNNNNNNNNNNNNNNNNNNNNNNNNNNNNNNNNNNNNNNNNNNNNNNNNNNNNNNNNNNNNNNNNNNNNNNNNNNNNNNNNNNNNNNNNNNNNNNNNNNNNNNNNNNNNNNNNNNNNNNNNNNNNNNNNNNNNNNNNNNNNNNNNNNNNNNNNNNNNNNNNNNNNNNNNNNNNNNNNNNNNNNNNNNNNNNNNNNNNNNNNNNNNNNNNNNNNNNNNNNNNNNNNNNNNNNNNNNNNNNNNNNNNNNNNNNNNcctccccctccccagctccctttccaAACCCCATTTCTTTGGGAATCcaatcctggaattcccagcgGTGAATCCCgctgttttcctgcttcccaTTCCAGTTTATTCCATGGAAAAAGCTCTACCACCGCTACCTGAAGGGGGAGCACTCGGCCCTGCAGGCGGTGGAGcaaatcctgcag encodes:
- the ANKRD16 gene encoding ankyrin repeat domain-containing protein 16 isoform X6 is translated as MPSTRDVTRSQQRAGLTPWQSRRGCCGSSGWSRKETWDFLREKFPFFWRPGSMVEQERPRRLLRLVQEGNLDLLRDELRLDEIPEALSWRWGRLGDSLLHHAARSGHRDVLEFLIREIGMDPEVANGDYKRPIHEAASMGHQECVSFLLERGASVDCLKKGDWTPLMMACTRKNLEVIKTLVEHGANPLLRNKDGWNCFHIASREGHPEVLRFLLDVFPNCWDTESTTGRTPLHTAAMHGCSQVVELLLERCQYQPDSRDSCGVTPFMDALQNGHVGIARLLLEKHQEGHGQTIQTLLSLGADIQAKDGKGRSGENSKLFFQALCDTWSFHERIPTSACTGDAKSMDTFALGATPWIHPSFFWAFCIPWLSIYWNFCWSFSLGGAGGRTE
- the ANKRD16 gene encoding ankyrin repeat domain-containing protein 16 isoform X4, which produces MVEQERPRRLLRLVQEGNLDLLRDELRLDEIPEALSWRWGRLGDSLLHHAARSGHRDVLEFLIREIGMDPEVANGDYKRPIHEAASMGHQECVSFLLERGASVDCLKKGDWTPLMMACTRKNLEVIKTLVEHGANPLLRNKDGWNCFHIASREGHPEVLRFLLDVFPNCWDTESTTGRTPLHTAAMHGCSQVVELLLERCQYQPDSRDSCGVTPFMDALQNGHVGIARLLLEKHQACPTAVDALGAQALHRAAVTAQDGSIQFLVSELGVDVNGRATSLRLPALHYAAKAADLDFHLLQDPLDPPDLSRAEQFQVRDGSERRADPKSHLLQEGHGQTIQTLLSLGADIQAKDGKGRSGENSKLFFQALCDTWSFHERIPTSACTGDAKSMDTFALGATPWIHPSFFWAFCIPWLSIYWNFCWSFSLGGAGGRTE
- the ANKRD16 gene encoding ankyrin repeat domain-containing protein 16 isoform X3, producing MPSTRDVTRSQQRAGLTPWQSRRGCCGSSGWSRKETWDFLREKFPFFWRPGSMVEQERPRRLLRLVQEGNLDLLRDELRLDEIPEALSWRWGRLGDSLLHHAARSGHRDVLEFLIREIGMDPEVANGDYKRPIHEAASMGHQECVSFLLERGASVDCLKKGDWTPLMMACTRKNLEVIKTLVEHGANPLLRNKDGWNCFHIASREGHPEVLRFLLDVFPNCWDTESTTGRTPLHTAAMHGCSQVVELLLERCQYQPDSRDSCGVTPFMDALQNGHVGIARLLLEKHQACPTAVDALGAQALHRAAVTAQDGSIQFLVSELGVDVNGRATSLRLPALHYAAKEGHGQTIQTLLSLGADIQAKDGKGRSGENSKLFFQALCDTWSFHERIPTSACTGDAKSMDTFALGATPWIHPSFFWAFCIPWLSIYWNFCWSFSLGGAGGRTE